From Entelurus aequoreus isolate RoL-2023_Sb linkage group LG22, RoL_Eaeq_v1.1, whole genome shotgun sequence, one genomic window encodes:
- the LOC133639814 gene encoding dCTP pyrophosphatase 1-like has protein sequence MMASNGTTVNGGESRPAVNGSADEKKDAFTFSPQPTVEDIRRMQAEFTDERAWNQFHQPRNLLLAMVGEVGEVSELFQWKGEVAEGLPDWSEAEREQLAHELSDVFIYLVELAEKCRVDLPQAVLHKMALNRIKYPASKVHGSAKKYTEYDD, from the coding sequence ATGATGGCCTCGAATGGAACGACGGTTAATGGCGGCGAGTCTCGCCCGGCTGTTAATGGAAGCGCCGACGAAAAGAAAGACGCCTTCACCTTCAGCCCGCAGCCCACCGTGGAAGACATCCGACGCATGCAAGCGGAGTTCACCGACGAGCGCGCCTGGAATCAGTTCCACCAGCCCCGCAACCTGCTGCTGGCCATGGTCGGGGAGGTGGGCGAGGTGTCGGAGCTCTTCCAGTGGAAGGGCGAGGTGGCCGAGGGTCTGCCGGACTGGAGCGAGGCCGAGCGGGAGCAGCTGGCCCACGAACTCAGCGACGTGTTCATCTACCTGGTGGAGCTGGCCGAGAAGTGCCGGGTGGATCTCCCCCAGGCGGTGCTGCACAAGATGGCCCTCAACAGGATCAAGTACCCCGCCAGCAAAGTGCACGGCTCGGCCAAGAAGTACACGGAATATGACGACTGA